A single genomic interval of Helianthus annuus cultivar XRQ/B chromosome 13, HanXRQr2.0-SUNRISE, whole genome shotgun sequence harbors:
- the LOC110898242 gene encoding 40S ribosomal protein S17, producing MGRVRTKTVKKSSRQVIERYYSKMTLDFHTNKKILEEVAIIPSKRLRNKIAGFSTHLMKRIQKGPVRGISLKLQEEERERRMDFVPDESAIKVDRIEVDKETIDLLASLGMSELPGIVLKEDVPVVSGGIPGGYGGGGRGGFGGGAGRRY from the coding sequence ATGGGTCGCGTCCGCACCAAAACCGTGAAGAAATCCTCCCGTCAGGTAATCGAACGCTACTATTCCAAAATGACACTCGATTTCCACACCAACAAGAAGATTCTAGAAGAAGTAGCCATCATCCCGTCCAAAAGGCTCCGTAACAAGATCGCAGGGTTCTCAACTCACCTTATGAAGAGGATCCAGAAAGGTCCGGTGAGAGGCATCTCGCTGAAGCTGCAggaggaggagagagagaggcgTATGGACTTTGTTCCGGATGAATCCGCCATTAAAGTTGATAGGATTGAGGTTGATAAGGAGACGATTGATTTGCTTGCTTCGTTGGGGATGAGTGAGCTGCCGGGGATTGTGTTGAAGGAGGATGTGCCGGTGGTTTCCGGTGGGATTCCtggtggttatggtggtggtggccgtGGTGGATTTGGTGGTGGTGCTGGAAGGAGGTACTGA
- the LOC110901073 gene encoding uncharacterized protein LOC110901073, protein MVVCTCGALTPLRTSWTTQNPGRFHRCNKPSNCGFVAWAEPPKIENPAVMIPTVLDTIKRHEENARQMFARNMKLEEEAKKLAQEKKMLKVILGFSFFLFMFYYVKSG, encoded by the coding sequence ATGGTGGTTTGCACTTGTGGAGCCTTAACCCCACTGAGAACCTCATGGACAACACAAAACCCAGGTCGTTTTCACCGGTGCAACAAACCATCAAACTGTGGATTCGTTGCTTGGGCTGAGCCACCGAAGATTGAGAACCCGGCTGTGATGATTCCTACAGTGTTGGACACCATCAAGCGGCATGAAGAGAATGCAAGACAGATGTTTGCTCGGAACATGAAGCTTGAAGAAGAAGCTAAAAAATTGGCACAGGAGAAGAAGATGCTAAAAGTTATCTTAGGTTTCAGTTTTTTCTTGTTCATGTTTTACTATGTTAAGTCTGGTTAG